Part of the Rhipicephalus sanguineus isolate Rsan-2018 chromosome 5, BIME_Rsan_1.4, whole genome shotgun sequence genome is shown below.
cgaaaaatcgaaaaggctgcaaataaaataaataataaaaatgttgggtccgagtgagaatcgaacccaggccgtctgcgtgtcaagcaggtgttctgccacacagccacgcctcttctTGGAGCTGCACTCAAAGTAACttcgatgcttcccaaaaatacgcgtcctgtatacaggtgtcacagtacgagatgtaatatggcagtaatattgcgtggtacaagcgtacattgccatcgggcgtcacaccaggtcaatatcataacgacttggtggtttaaagagagccacccattacaaaaggcacacacattactgcacgtattcccttaagaccacgtagtgggtgcatcgcagtttcgaaaaaggttctcgcgcatcattgctcctggtttaaagcatgctacccattacatacggcacacaccttagtgcgcgcattctgttgaacattcgtagtgttcgaagtgcgcactaggggcaggatattgctatcgcgttcaactcttaaaagcgaagcttaagcgtcccccaatattATTCCGCTTGAATTTACTGTCATGTAAaagcgatgttgagaacaaatatataattatccgGGCGTGCCTATAGGGTATACAGTAACAAATCCTGCTTACTGCTAAATAaattagcgaaattgagttttcattataataaccatcttaaagttgttagcaaagggattcgagaaacctAATGCTCcgcttttctcatgagcgtcccgacgagccgttttacgttattttccataggcactgaattttctgtggccTTActttaaatgcctaattgtcataccTATTAGGAGttactcgccgcggtggtctactggttatggtgcttgactgctgtcccgaatgtcgcagtggccgcatttcgatggagggaataTGCTGAAGGGCCGTGCGCTTATATTGaagttttagaaccccaggtagtcgaaatttccggagccatccaatacggcgtctctcataatcataccgtggttttgtgaCGCAAATCGTAACAATTATTCTTAATCATATTATTAGCTCCTAAATATATCGCTAGTTCTTGGGgtggccgtctgtatcgtgtttttATACTTATTCGATGTGtctgatacggaaccgcttttctattttacttagatatatttgttttccttgtttaagcTTCCCTAAATTCTTTTGTATACTGTTAATAATCACctggtaatcggagctataagcgCCAACAGTGTGAAACgcggcggcgtcctgcggcgCTTCGTACAAGTCTACAATACGCCTGAaaggtttctgggctgcacatgttcttggtgccgTACACCTGTCACGTGATCCGCTAtggcgaaaaccgtaatacgtttacgggcaaggtagaactccgcagcggcatttgcaccatcgtgcagaGGCTTCTTAGTGACGTTCTTGTAACTAGATGTCAACCCGCtaactggtcggcaagcagagcagcgacgaTCAACtgcaaaagcgacaagcaaaaatcgctgtcagcgaagtgtatataGAGCTATATATTAAGCAGCTAAAGAAGCGCCATAGGTTTTTCGGAATGAAACCAGCATAGCTTGAGCTAGAagtgcaaaacttttgagatgccaacagacatttcattcaaatgaaacaaaattgctcgcagttaataaatttatGAGGGAAAATTGTTGTGTATAAGCCTTAAGTGCTACATTATATTGAtatataacaaatttgcgaatgtatcgaagtatcttaagatacaattggaatgtatcgtatcggatgcaGTCAGTGtcgtagtatcttgtatctgtatctcaaatacttctggcCTGAgaatcttgtatcgtatcgcgatacaatttcaaagtatctttgcccagccctgcattcacctaagatgaccaGTAgtcgaaaaccatcttctttttcttctgattcGGTGTATTGAGCCTGCCTCCGTCACCCTTCGAAAGCTTATTGCACTTAACGTGTTTTtacactgcctcaaggatcggaggcacctcacttggttttgcactgcttccttGATGGGCCCACCTAacctacgatgtcatgtgatgacgtcatcgtgtaacgttacgtcacgtgacatcaTAGTGACTTCACACAATTTTGtggtttgtgacgtcatcgcgtgatggttTTATGCATATCTCGCGCTGGCcctgatgccgacggtcaattttcgcgtttgatgaggcattcaaagctttcgccttaagaagTTCGGCAGCGTGGTGCTCTCTGACACAATTGAAGGCGAAAGTGTGCTGCAGACTTGGTAATTTAGTAAGTTATACAGTCGCGGAACAGACTTCTTTCAACAAGGCATAACGAGCTGCAATGTGAGACACACGTATTAATTGCGTCGGACGTCCTCAGTCGATCGCATTATACCATCGGGATTGGCCCACATTTGCGAGAGGCGACGttatttgatgacgtcatcattttatgtcatatgatggcgtcacatTACAACAGTGCGAGTAGTGTATCACAATAGTGAGATTtccgaatcgaatcgaatacaagtattcgaaatgaacggtCCTGGAATACTGAATTTACGCACAGTCCATCTGGTAAGAAAGCAGCTTAGATATACTGACACCAGCGTTTTGCCAATGCGCGTACAGTCTTATGCTGGCTAAAGGATAGCAGCGTGGTATCGCAGCAACGCAGAAGGCCTTAAAGGGAAGTAAACATGGCCATACCAGCCAATAAATAAATAGCAGCAATTTACTACGCATGTATAGTTCTCGTACTAAATACGATTCCAACGTTACGTACTGTTCAATTTGTATTAAAATGTAGCATATTTGCACACCTATTCAAAAGCAAGGAAAAATCGAAAGAACGTGCGAAACGGCTGGTTGTTCAGAAAGCATCGCACAGAAATATGGCTAAAGAAACTGCATATTTATGTGTTTCGTTTAATCGCGAAGATTGCGTTCTCACGTTCCCCATTATCCCTTTGACGTTCAGTTGGCAGGCCTGGGCAACTTCTTCACGTACATGATCTTCGGCGTGGGCTCCAAGTCGCAGCACTTCCTGTACGCCTGCTGCTTCGGCTACTCGGTCAACGGGCTCCACTTTCTGATCACGGGGCTCGCCTCGCAGCACGTCGCCGAAGTGCTGCCCATCACCATCTACGTGAGTGGTTTTGCCACTTGGACCGCGATGCCGTTTTCCAGGTACCTCAAcctaggtgtctggtagtggtactcgcacttcggctttcgtgtgccctggtggTGTATTCCCAGAGTTAACTGTGCGTTTCGTCCCGCTTACATATGCATGAAGCACTGACTTCCGAGATGGAGCAGGGTGTGCATGATCTCGGAGGCCATTGTAATACCGAATCAATTGCTTTCTAATGAATGCTTATGTGCTGGTGCAGTACAAGGTGTTCCAGGCGAGCGCGATGAGCATGTACTTCCTGGGGTCGGTGGCAGTAATGACGTACGACCTTCCCACCATGCCTGACGCCTTCTGTGGCATGGTGAGTCCATGCTGTAGAACTAACGTTATTTCCCCATAATATTTACACAAATTTGTTCTAAACTGTGACTATCTTATCACAAGTGAGTCCAACAAGTTATGTGCGCACACCCCACCATTCGCTTTACAATGACACTACAGTTGCAGTTGATATACTTAACGAACTGCAGTTCGTATACCTTATTAAAAAGCACATCTTCGTCTCGTGTTCCATAACATTATTTAGTGTGGTGTATGAAGAACACACGCCCGGTAGACCTTATACTTACATTCAGGCGGTCTGACGACAGTGTTCAGATTGTCGTTAACCGTGAATGTAGTCTCTTTCTATTGGAGTGATAAAGGGTGatcgactcccccccccccctaaaaaaaaaaactgctttccGTATATATTCCCAAATATTACGACAAATCTGAATGAACGTGGACATGTACAGTGAGTATCCGTGGGTGCGAGTGGACGcgagtattggccgcgagatcgacctataggtggcagcaccgtcgccgcgttagtgtggagaggcggtcggggcgcgtatacaaatgcacacagtggcgcttcgttgtgagcggtttgaacCGATTGCCGGccaataaaatgcgttgattgcagcttactggtaatatatgcgctcttcattgttgaatcgatgcacgaagatcatccaacgttactattactagtgagagaagcacaatctgccgatgaaagggatgctcgccctggatgacagtctgcgcttacgcactgtatgacgtttttggttgttttctctgtacgtgttcagcttgtgttttgtgtactacgcactgcagtagcacgactgaactactcaAGTGTTCAtctgtataccagcccatattcctgtgcaatgagttcaatagcactgttcacgcgaatacgcatatatacgcaggtaagagtttagcacagagcttccatcgattgattacgtgcacgacaatgatgcgacaaaggtccggttattttatggaacaagtgtctttttttttccaaactgataatgtccgctgccttccatcaatgtat
Proteins encoded:
- the LOC125758592 gene encoding uncharacterized protein LOC125758592, whose protein sequence is MNVISLSDELLVGRQSAVDETISQLHLNTHYVLSVNGFLNALQVLAGLGNFFTYMIFGVGSKSQHFLYACCFGYSVNGLHFLITGLASQHVAEVLPITIYYKVFQASAMSMYFLGSVAVMTYDLPTMPDAFCGMATGMFTGLLHLVHLIYVLIYVPSP